The proteins below are encoded in one region of Drosophila santomea strain STO CAGO 1482 chromosome 2R, Prin_Dsan_1.1, whole genome shotgun sequence:
- the LOC120446458 gene encoding uncharacterized protein LOC120446458, which produces MKCLLVAIACLITCTSVGALVHYIKLEKGQNGCKSPKGAEMAVGAVEQDDKSCGAITCQNTEGDAFVHFCQIPATFAECVDTAVLTDVDFPQCCWTCAAWANCDGGGAAGAEGAPPADGAPPADAPPAARSHLKNGKPATTASDTMETTTDNEKPRTRGKWGSKRSTTIPDESEFPGGDVNIRFGGGTPISKFGEDGM; this is translated from the exons ATGAAGTGCCTCCTGGTGGCGATAGCCTGCTTAATCACTTGCACCAGTGTAGGTGCCCTTGTGCACTATATAAAACTGGAAAAAGGAC AGAACGGATGCAAATCCCCCAAGGGTGCAGAGATGGCAGTGGGTGCTGTGGAGCAGGATGATAAGAGTTGTGGAGCTATAACGTGTCAGAATACGGAAGGAGATGCCTTTGTCCACTT CTGTCAGATACCAGCCACTTTTGCGGAGTGTGTGGATACTGCTGTTCTGACGGACGTGGACTTTCCACAATGCTGTTGGACATGTGCCGCTTGGGCGAACTGTGATGGCGGTggtgcagcaggagcagaaggtGCTCCTCCTGCTGACGGAGCTCCTCCAGCGGACGCACCACCCGCTGCAAGAAGCCATCTAAAGAATGGAAAACCCGCGACAACTGCATCTGATACAATGGAAACTACTACAGACAATGAAAAACCACGCACCAGGGGAAAATGGGGCTCTAAGAGGAGCACTACCATTCCCGATGAATCCGAGTTTCCCGGGGGAGATGTCAATATAAGGTTTGGCGGTGGCACACCGATCTCCAAGTTTGGCGAAGACGGCATGTAA
- the LOC120446457 gene encoding uncharacterized protein LOC120446457 isoform X2, with translation MRIRGVLAMYLMFLRLLFHCTTGHILRHRSLHKRMINPRELLSEFAAIKEPGTGDVALKISGNSVALYENGGGSGAGTMPGAGPTKAPSNKDCDMQTKCNVKTIITPGDPKQKSSMIAMKAAQDAKAASEAQSAAGQAAAQHIKMELADKAFQSAKAAEAALMGKQMMVDQLEQEVQEASAVVEEETNSIHHTEANMNAAVDAVKVAMQQFETINELQRTSRESLANIQTVAMGSQQEMAAKTQLLEAARNRLALLQKQLVSAHDDYEKTKQAAYKAACAAVEAKQRAGPPLPQYYIF, from the exons ATGCGAATACGAGGAGTATTGGCCATGTATCTGATGTTCCTTCGCCTGCTCTTCCACTGCACCACCGGTCACATATTG CGACACAGATCCCTGCACAAGCGAATGATCAATCCCCGTGAGCTCTTGAGCGAGTTTGCTGCAATCAAGGAACCAGGAACCGGCGATGTTGCCCTAAAGATTTCTGGTAACTCGGTTGCTTTGTACGAGAATGGTGgaggatcaggagcaggaacgATGCCAGGAGCAGGTCCTACGAAGGCGCCCTCCAACAAGGATTGCGATATGCAGACAAAGTGCAATGTTAAGACAATCATAACCCCCGGAGATCCCAAGCAAAAGTCCTCGATGATCGCCATGAAAGCTGCCCAGGATGCAAAGGCGGCCAGTGAAGCACAATCGGCCGCTGGCCAGGCGGCAGCCCAACACATCAAGATGGAGCTCGCGGATAAGGCCTTTCAGTCGGCCAAGGCCGCCGAGGCAGCTCTGATGGGCAAACAGATGATGGTCGATCAGCTGGAACAGGAGGTCCAGGAAGCCAGTGCCGTGGTCGAGGAGGAGACGAACTCCATTCACCACACGGAGGCCAATATGAATGCCGCCGTGGACGCCGTTAAAGTGGCCATGCAGCAATTCGAAACGATCAACGAGCTGCAAAGGACCTCCAGGGAGTCACTGGCCAACATCCAGACGGTGGCCATGGGATCGCAGCAGGAAATGGCCGCCAAGACACAGCTCCTGGAAGCAGCTCGCAACCGGTTGGCCCTGCTCCAAAAGCAACTGGTGAGTGCCCACGACGACTATGAGAAGACCAAGCAGGCCGCCTACAAGGCAGCCTGTGCCGCCGTGGAGGCCAAACAGAGGGCTGGACCCCCACTGCCacaatattatattttttaa
- the LOC120446457 gene encoding uncharacterized protein LOC120446457 isoform X1 yields MRIRGVLAMYLMFLRLLFHCTTGHILVRRHRSLHKRMINPRELLSEFAAIKEPGTGDVALKISGNSVALYENGGGSGAGTMPGAGPTKAPSNKDCDMQTKCNVKTIITPGDPKQKSSMIAMKAAQDAKAASEAQSAAGQAAAQHIKMELADKAFQSAKAAEAALMGKQMMVDQLEQEVQEASAVVEEETNSIHHTEANMNAAVDAVKVAMQQFETINELQRTSRESLANIQTVAMGSQQEMAAKTQLLEAARNRLALLQKQLVSAHDDYEKTKQAAYKAACAAVEAKQRAGPPLPQYYIF; encoded by the exons ATGCGAATACGAGGAGTATTGGCCATGTATCTGATGTTCCTTCGCCTGCTCTTCCACTGCACCACCGGTCACATATTGGTTAGG CGACACAGATCCCTGCACAAGCGAATGATCAATCCCCGTGAGCTCTTGAGCGAGTTTGCTGCAATCAAGGAACCAGGAACCGGCGATGTTGCCCTAAAGATTTCTGGTAACTCGGTTGCTTTGTACGAGAATGGTGgaggatcaggagcaggaacgATGCCAGGAGCAGGTCCTACGAAGGCGCCCTCCAACAAGGATTGCGATATGCAGACAAAGTGCAATGTTAAGACAATCATAACCCCCGGAGATCCCAAGCAAAAGTCCTCGATGATCGCCATGAAAGCTGCCCAGGATGCAAAGGCGGCCAGTGAAGCACAATCGGCCGCTGGCCAGGCGGCAGCCCAACACATCAAGATGGAGCTCGCGGATAAGGCCTTTCAGTCGGCCAAGGCCGCCGAGGCAGCTCTGATGGGCAAACAGATGATGGTCGATCAGCTGGAACAGGAGGTCCAGGAAGCCAGTGCCGTGGTCGAGGAGGAGACGAACTCCATTCACCACACGGAGGCCAATATGAATGCCGCCGTGGACGCCGTTAAAGTGGCCATGCAGCAATTCGAAACGATCAACGAGCTGCAAAGGACCTCCAGGGAGTCACTGGCCAACATCCAGACGGTGGCCATGGGATCGCAGCAGGAAATGGCCGCCAAGACACAGCTCCTGGAAGCAGCTCGCAACCGGTTGGCCCTGCTCCAAAAGCAACTGGTGAGTGCCCACGACGACTATGAGAAGACCAAGCAGGCCGCCTACAAGGCAGCCTGTGCCGCCGTGGAGGCCAAACAGAGGGCTGGACCCCCACTGCCacaatattatattttttaa